In one Nicotiana sylvestris chromosome 8, ASM39365v2, whole genome shotgun sequence genomic region, the following are encoded:
- the LOC138876057 gene encoding uncharacterized protein — protein sequence MAKRWEEQLDTAKSYLNKAVKKMKKFMDRKWHPTDYRVGDMVMVKFNPRQFKALWGMHQNLIRKYEGPFKIVAKAGKISYKLDMPSYLKIYHVFHASMLKPYHEDKDDPSRGQSSRAPMTITASHDREIEA from the coding sequence ATGGCCAAAAGATGGGAGGAGCAGCTTGACACTGCTAAGTCCTACTTGAATAAGGCAGTTAAGAAGATGAAGAAATTTATGGACCGTAAATGGCATCCCACGGACTATAGAGttggggacatggtcatggtgaagttTAACCCAAGACAGTTCAAGGCACTATGGGGCATGCATCAGAATCTGATTCGCAAGTACGAGGGGCCATTTAAAATCGTCGCCAAGGCaggcaagatctcatacaagcttgacatgccatCGTATCTTAAGATCTATCATGTCTTCCATGCCAGCATGCTTAAgccatatcatgaagataaggatgatcCGAGTAGAGGCCAATCAAGTCGAGCACCAATGACCATCACCGCCTCGCATGATCGGGAGATTGAGGCATAG
- the LOC104220866 gene encoding mechanosensitive ion channel protein 10-like isoform X1, giving the protein MDANGKAAKFSGEISMSENKKNPSDEVVVMISGDHKDSKSPVAPKPTVLVSDSSPEIARYSPSPSPNKPPKIPTTETLTRRKSLARCTYSKPKSRFGEQSVPIDANMFNEQAAEPSASSPNRNVSNHASPTAKMGSSNTFKETTRTVSISVTPRTPLMASPGGFGGVDEDEEIYKKVSSRNRLKYNRVKAKVLIEWLLFLFLLGCLLASLLVKKFQNWKLWDLRIWKWIVLVMVTFSGMLVTKWFIHFVALLIELNFLLRKKVLYFVFGLKKSVQVCIWFSLVLLTWVLLFSNEERSRTAEKVTNFITWTITALLIGAFLWLLKTLLLKILAASFHVNTFFDRIQESIFHQYILLTLSGLPVMESAQMLGRSNSAASQFSFRRTKKGKDGKEKKEKAVIDINKLHQMKREKVSAWTMKTLIDVISNSGLSTISGSLGENDYDAGGEQADKEINNEEEAIAAAYHIFRNVASPGSRYIDEYDLRRFLIKEEVDIVFPMIDVAETGQIDRKSLTEWVVKVYQGRRALSHALNDTKTAVKQLNKVVTCILVVIIIVIWLLLVGIATTKVIVFLSSQLVVAAFIFGNTCKTIFEAIIFVFVMHPFDVGDRCVIDGVQVMMIVEEMNILTTVFLRFDNEKIYYPNSVLAVKPISNFYRSPDMGDGFEFSVDYKTPVEKIGALKEKTKKYLERTPQYWHPNHSVVVKEIENMNKIKMALYFNHTMNFQNFGEKNRRRTELILEMKKMFDELNIKYDLLPQEVHLLDQRAVSGNTR; this is encoded by the exons ATGGATGCAAATGGTAAGGCTGCAAAGTTTAGTGGAGAAATAAGCATGTCAGAGAACAAGAAAAACCCCAGTGATGAAGTGGTTGTCATGATCTCTGGAGATCATAAGGATTCTAAAAGTCCTGTTGCACCAAAACCAACAGTCCTAGTCAGTGATTCCTCACCTGAAATTGCCAGGTATAGTCCAAGCCCAAGCCCCAACAAACCACCCAAAATCCCCACCACTGAAACTCTCACTCGACGAAAATCCCTTGCAAGATGTACGTATTCAAAACCCAAATCAAGATTCGGCGAACAATCTGTACCTATTGATGCTAACATGTTTAATGAACAAGCTGCTGAGCCAAGTGCAAGTTCCCCCAATAGGAATGTATCCAACCATGCTTCTCCTACTGCTAAAATGGGTTCCAGTAATACATTTAAAGAAACTACGAGAACGGTATCTATATCAGTAACCCCAAGAACACCATTAATGGCATCACCAGGTGGTTTTGGAGGAGTGGATGAAGATGAGGAGATATATAAGAAAGTGAGCTCAAGGAATAGGTTGAAGTATAACAGAGTTAAAGCAAAAGTTCTGATTGAATGGCTgctgtttcttttccttttaggATGTTTACTTGCTAGCTTATTGGTAAAGAAGTTCCAAAATTGGAAGCTTTGGGATTTGAGGATCTGGAAATGGATTGTCCTTGTTATGGTGACCTTTAGTGGCATGCTGGTTACTAAGTGGTTTATACATTTTGTTGCCTTGTTGATAGAATTGAACTTTTTGTTGAGGAAGAAGGTGTTGTATTTTGTCTTTGGTTTAAAGAAAAGTGTTCAAGTTTGCATTTGGTTTAGCTTGGTTCTTCTCACATGGGTTCTGCTCTTCTCAAACGAGGAACGGTCGCGTACCGCTGAGAAGGTTACTAATTTTATTACCTGGACTATTACAGCTTTGCTTATTGGTGCATTCTTGTGGCTCTTGAAGACTTTGCTGCTAAAGATTTTGGCTGCCTCTTTCCACGTAAACACATTCTTTGACCGGATTCAAGAGTCAATTTTTCATCAGTATATTCTACTCACCCTATCCGGACTCCCAGTTATGGAGTCTGCTCAGATGTTGGGGAGATCAAACAGTGCTGCCAGTCAATTTAGTTTCCGCAGAACAAAGAAGGGAAAAGATgggaaggaaaagaaagaaaaggcagTGATTGATATCAATAAACTTCATCAGATGAAGCGAGAAAAGGTCTCTGCATGGACCATGAAAACGTTAATTGATGTAATATCTAACTCAGGACTTTCCACTATCTCTGGCTCGCTCGGTGAGAATGACTATGATGCAGGTGGTGAGCAAGCAGATAAGGAGATCAACAATGAGGAGGAAGCAATTGCTGCTGCCTATCACATTTTCAGGAATGTTGCATCGCCCGGTTCCAG GTACATTGATGAGTATGACCTTAGGAGATTCTTgattaaagaagaggtcgatATTGTGTTCCCCATGATAGATGTGGCAGAAACTGGACAGATTGATAGGAAATCATTGACGGAATGGGTG GTTAAGGTTTATCAAGGACGAAGAGCTCTATCGCATGCTTTGAATGATACAAAAACTGCTGTGAAGCAATTGAACAAGGTCGTGACCTGCATTCTGGTTGTCATAATAATCGTCATTTGGCTCCTTTTGGTGGGGATAGCGACTACGAAAGTGATTGTCTTTCTGTCGTCACAACTCGTGGTAGCTGCTTTTATTTTTGGGAATACTTGCAAGACTATATTTGAAGCTATTATATTCGTATTTGTGATGCATCCTTTTGATGTTGGTGATCGATGTGTCATTGATGGTGTTCAGGTAATG ATGATTGTTGAAGAAATGAATATCCTGACCACAGTATTCTTGAGGTTTGATAACGAAAAGATATACTACCCAAATTCAGTTTTGGCCGTCAAACCAATCAGCAATTTCTACAGAAGTCCTGATATGGGTGATGGCTTTGAGTTTTCCGTTGATTACAAGACACCTGTGGAAAAGATAGGAGCTctaaaagagaaaacaaagaa GTACTTAGAGAGAACTCCCCAGTATTGGCATCCTAATCACAGTGTGGTGGTGAAGGAGATTGAAAACATGAACAAAATAAAAATGGCACTCTATTTCAATCATACTATGAACTTTCAAAACTTTGGTGAAAAGAATAGACGGAGAACTGAGTTGATCCTCGAAATGAAGAAAATGTTTGACGAGCTTAACATAAAATATGATCTTCTTCCCCAGGAAGTTCATCTTCTCGATCAAAGAGCAGTAAGTGGGAACACTAGATGA
- the LOC104220866 gene encoding mechanosensitive ion channel protein 10-like isoform X2, translating into MDANGKAAKFSGEISMSENKKNPSDEVVVMISGDHKDSKSPVAPKPTVLVSDSSPEIARYSPSPSPNKPPKIPTTETLTRRKSLARCTYSKPKSRFGEQSVPIDANMFNEQAAEPSASSPNRNVSNHASPTAKMGSSNTFKETTRTVSISVTPRTPLMASPGGFGGVDEDEEIYKKVSSRNRLKYNRVKAKVLIEWLLFLFLLGCLLASLLVKKFQNWKLWDLRIWKWIVLVMVTFSGMLVTKWFIHFVALLIELNFLLRKKVLYFVFGLKKSVQVCIWFSLVLLTWVLLFSNEERSRTAEKVTNFITWTITALLIGAFLWLLKTLLLKILAASFHVNTFFDRIQESIFHQYILLTLSGLPVMESAQMLGRSNSAASQFSFRRTKKGKDGKEKKEKAVIDINKLHQMKREKVSAWTMKTLIDVISNSGLSTISGSLGENDYDAGGEQADKEINNEEEAIAAAYHIFRNVASPGSRYIDEYDLRRFLIKEEVDIVFPMIDVAETGQIDRKSLTEWVVKVYQGRRALSHALNDTKTAVKQLNKVVTCILVVIIIVIWLLLVGIATTKVIVFLSSQLVVAAFIFGNTCKTIFEAIIFVFVMHPFDVGDRCVIDGVQMIVEEMNILTTVFLRFDNEKIYYPNSVLAVKPISNFYRSPDMGDGFEFSVDYKTPVEKIGALKEKTKKYLERTPQYWHPNHSVVVKEIENMNKIKMALYFNHTMNFQNFGEKNRRRTELILEMKKMFDELNIKYDLLPQEVHLLDQRAVSGNTR; encoded by the exons ATGGATGCAAATGGTAAGGCTGCAAAGTTTAGTGGAGAAATAAGCATGTCAGAGAACAAGAAAAACCCCAGTGATGAAGTGGTTGTCATGATCTCTGGAGATCATAAGGATTCTAAAAGTCCTGTTGCACCAAAACCAACAGTCCTAGTCAGTGATTCCTCACCTGAAATTGCCAGGTATAGTCCAAGCCCAAGCCCCAACAAACCACCCAAAATCCCCACCACTGAAACTCTCACTCGACGAAAATCCCTTGCAAGATGTACGTATTCAAAACCCAAATCAAGATTCGGCGAACAATCTGTACCTATTGATGCTAACATGTTTAATGAACAAGCTGCTGAGCCAAGTGCAAGTTCCCCCAATAGGAATGTATCCAACCATGCTTCTCCTACTGCTAAAATGGGTTCCAGTAATACATTTAAAGAAACTACGAGAACGGTATCTATATCAGTAACCCCAAGAACACCATTAATGGCATCACCAGGTGGTTTTGGAGGAGTGGATGAAGATGAGGAGATATATAAGAAAGTGAGCTCAAGGAATAGGTTGAAGTATAACAGAGTTAAAGCAAAAGTTCTGATTGAATGGCTgctgtttcttttccttttaggATGTTTACTTGCTAGCTTATTGGTAAAGAAGTTCCAAAATTGGAAGCTTTGGGATTTGAGGATCTGGAAATGGATTGTCCTTGTTATGGTGACCTTTAGTGGCATGCTGGTTACTAAGTGGTTTATACATTTTGTTGCCTTGTTGATAGAATTGAACTTTTTGTTGAGGAAGAAGGTGTTGTATTTTGTCTTTGGTTTAAAGAAAAGTGTTCAAGTTTGCATTTGGTTTAGCTTGGTTCTTCTCACATGGGTTCTGCTCTTCTCAAACGAGGAACGGTCGCGTACCGCTGAGAAGGTTACTAATTTTATTACCTGGACTATTACAGCTTTGCTTATTGGTGCATTCTTGTGGCTCTTGAAGACTTTGCTGCTAAAGATTTTGGCTGCCTCTTTCCACGTAAACACATTCTTTGACCGGATTCAAGAGTCAATTTTTCATCAGTATATTCTACTCACCCTATCCGGACTCCCAGTTATGGAGTCTGCTCAGATGTTGGGGAGATCAAACAGTGCTGCCAGTCAATTTAGTTTCCGCAGAACAAAGAAGGGAAAAGATgggaaggaaaagaaagaaaaggcagTGATTGATATCAATAAACTTCATCAGATGAAGCGAGAAAAGGTCTCTGCATGGACCATGAAAACGTTAATTGATGTAATATCTAACTCAGGACTTTCCACTATCTCTGGCTCGCTCGGTGAGAATGACTATGATGCAGGTGGTGAGCAAGCAGATAAGGAGATCAACAATGAGGAGGAAGCAATTGCTGCTGCCTATCACATTTTCAGGAATGTTGCATCGCCCGGTTCCAG GTACATTGATGAGTATGACCTTAGGAGATTCTTgattaaagaagaggtcgatATTGTGTTCCCCATGATAGATGTGGCAGAAACTGGACAGATTGATAGGAAATCATTGACGGAATGGGTG GTTAAGGTTTATCAAGGACGAAGAGCTCTATCGCATGCTTTGAATGATACAAAAACTGCTGTGAAGCAATTGAACAAGGTCGTGACCTGCATTCTGGTTGTCATAATAATCGTCATTTGGCTCCTTTTGGTGGGGATAGCGACTACGAAAGTGATTGTCTTTCTGTCGTCACAACTCGTGGTAGCTGCTTTTATTTTTGGGAATACTTGCAAGACTATATTTGAAGCTATTATATTCGTATTTGTGATGCATCCTTTTGATGTTGGTGATCGATGTGTCATTGATGGTGTTCAG ATGATTGTTGAAGAAATGAATATCCTGACCACAGTATTCTTGAGGTTTGATAACGAAAAGATATACTACCCAAATTCAGTTTTGGCCGTCAAACCAATCAGCAATTTCTACAGAAGTCCTGATATGGGTGATGGCTTTGAGTTTTCCGTTGATTACAAGACACCTGTGGAAAAGATAGGAGCTctaaaagagaaaacaaagaa GTACTTAGAGAGAACTCCCCAGTATTGGCATCCTAATCACAGTGTGGTGGTGAAGGAGATTGAAAACATGAACAAAATAAAAATGGCACTCTATTTCAATCATACTATGAACTTTCAAAACTTTGGTGAAAAGAATAGACGGAGAACTGAGTTGATCCTCGAAATGAAGAAAATGTTTGACGAGCTTAACATAAAATATGATCTTCTTCCCCAGGAAGTTCATCTTCTCGATCAAAGAGCAGTAAGTGGGAACACTAGATGA